From Solidesulfovibrio carbinoliphilus subsp. oakridgensis, the proteins below share one genomic window:
- a CDS encoding aldehyde ferredoxin oxidoreductase produces the protein MAVRSGGFAGKVLRVDLSTGKIGTEDTLERHAAMLGGAGIGYRVLWDEVPAGTGPFDPANKLVFAAGVLVGTSVPCNGRTTVTTLFPTCWPRPLVGSGHMGGHFAAKLKYAGYDALIVEGKAEKPVWLMIRDAHVEIRDAGHLWGTGIRRTTLEISQEMGPDCVVAAIGQAGENLAPLGMVVNSVSHSAGGVGGVMGGKNLKAVAVQGSGAVRIAGDKAAWETLVKFHLSLLGGNNQHVVPSFPTPQAEYYNPASRWVGQPGKRWGAAKPPVEITGNIHDPNRLAYRTNSAAYFLGEEAWKYTVRGNGCTACPIRCHTMLKVPSVTAKYGIPDTAQNTCVALQFGRSFFKQLAGRKSGEAAIEACMVGMHLADDLGLWSNYGQLQRDLRKLYEGGYLKARLGSKEYASIPWDKYDNADPAFLLDLIPRIANRQGELGEVLSRGTGAIFDHWSVPEAEWAEDHATNYWKMGHPRHHANEDDGQCGVIINTQYNRDAQCHSHTNFVRNGLPLAVQKKLATDIWGSPDALDAPGDYTPANIHKAKRAKWSLVRKELHDALGVCNWMGPWAASPLRERGYAGDDSLESKFLSLATGQAMDREALDRAGERIFTLHRALTIRDMGQVDMRAGHDLVPPWVFKDPNGAAPFTKGSIRMDPDDIAKAMDYFYEVMGWDKKTGAPGKSRYAALGLADVGEALDAAGLTPKAEK, from the coding sequence ATGGCCGTGCGCAGCGGAGGGTTTGCCGGCAAGGTCTTGCGGGTCGATCTCTCCACCGGGAAGATCGGAACCGAGGATACGCTCGAACGCCACGCGGCCATGCTCGGCGGCGCCGGGATAGGCTACCGGGTGCTCTGGGACGAGGTTCCGGCCGGGACCGGCCCCTTCGATCCGGCCAACAAGCTGGTCTTCGCCGCCGGCGTGCTGGTCGGCACGAGCGTGCCGTGCAACGGACGCACCACCGTGACCACCCTCTTTCCCACTTGCTGGCCCAGGCCCCTGGTCGGATCGGGGCACATGGGCGGACATTTCGCGGCCAAGCTCAAATACGCCGGTTACGATGCCCTGATCGTGGAAGGCAAGGCCGAGAAGCCCGTGTGGCTCATGATCCGCGACGCCCATGTGGAGATCCGCGACGCCGGACACTTGTGGGGCACGGGCATCCGTCGGACCACCCTGGAGATCAGCCAGGAGATGGGGCCGGACTGCGTGGTGGCGGCCATCGGCCAGGCCGGGGAAAACCTGGCCCCCCTGGGCATGGTGGTCAATTCGGTCTCCCACTCGGCCGGTGGCGTGGGCGGGGTGATGGGCGGCAAAAACCTCAAGGCCGTGGCCGTCCAGGGCAGCGGCGCGGTGCGCATCGCCGGGGACAAGGCCGCCTGGGAGACGCTGGTCAAGTTCCACCTCTCCCTCCTCGGCGGCAACAACCAGCACGTGGTGCCGAGTTTTCCCACACCCCAGGCCGAGTACTACAACCCGGCCTCCCGTTGGGTCGGCCAGCCCGGCAAGCGTTGGGGCGCGGCCAAACCGCCCGTCGAAATCACGGGCAATATCCACGACCCGAACCGCCTAGCCTACCGCACCAACAGCGCGGCCTATTTCCTGGGCGAAGAGGCCTGGAAATACACCGTGCGCGGCAATGGCTGCACGGCCTGCCCCATCCGCTGCCACACCATGCTCAAGGTGCCGTCGGTGACGGCCAAGTACGGCATTCCGGACACGGCCCAAAACACCTGCGTCGCCCTGCAGTTCGGCCGGTCGTTTTTCAAGCAGCTCGCCGGCAGGAAAAGCGGCGAGGCCGCCATCGAGGCCTGCATGGTGGGCATGCATCTGGCCGACGACCTGGGTCTGTGGTCCAATTACGGCCAGCTGCAACGCGATCTGCGCAAGCTCTACGAGGGCGGCTATCTCAAGGCCCGGCTCGGGTCGAAGGAATACGCCTCCATCCCCTGGGACAAGTACGACAACGCCGATCCGGCCTTCCTGCTCGATTTGATTCCCCGCATCGCCAACCGCCAGGGCGAACTCGGGGAGGTCCTCAGCCGGGGCACGGGCGCGATCTTCGACCACTGGTCCGTCCCCGAAGCGGAGTGGGCCGAGGACCACGCGACAAACTACTGGAAGATGGGCCATCCCAGGCACCATGCCAATGAAGACGACGGCCAGTGCGGGGTGATCATCAACACCCAGTACAACCGCGACGCCCAGTGCCACTCCCACACGAACTTCGTGCGCAACGGCCTGCCTCTGGCGGTCCAGAAGAAGCTGGCCACGGACATATGGGGCTCTCCGGACGCCCTGGATGCCCCGGGGGACTATACCCCGGCCAACATCCACAAGGCCAAACGGGCCAAGTGGTCGCTGGTGCGCAAGGAACTGCACGACGCACTGGGGGTGTGCAACTGGATGGGGCCCTGGGCGGCCTCCCCCTTGCGGGAGCGGGGCTACGCCGGGGACGACAGCCTGGAATCGAAATTCCTGAGCCTGGCTACCGGCCAGGCCATGGATCGGGAGGCGCTGGACCGGGCAGGAGAGCGGATCTTCACCCTCCACCGGGCGTTGACCATTCGGGACATGGGGCAAGTGGACATGCGCGCCGGACACGACCTCGTGCCGCCCTGGGTCTTCAAGGACCCGAACGGTGCCGCGCCGTTTACCAAGGGGAGCATCCGCATGGACCCGGACGACATCGCCAAGGCCATGGATTACTTTTATGAGGTCATGGGCTGGGACAAAAAAACGGGGGCTCCTGGGAAATCACGGTATGCCGCACTGGGGCTCGCGGACGTGGGCGAGGCGCTTGACGCGGCCGGTTTGACGCCGAAGGCGGAAAAATGA
- a CDS encoding 4Fe-4S dicluster domain-containing protein, giving the protein MQRIPSISSEWIERAAKASGLEAELTRRGFLKLSACALSGLAFLNLGEAFGGDAPLVILDNAKGIILADPTRCVGCQRCELACTEFNDGRAQPSLARIKIARALHFGHSSPTGGDGMHGDWGDGLVLQGVCRQCPHPVPCATACPQNAIKVEPETGARVVDPAVCVGCRLCQQACPWDMLSFNEEAGVATKCFLCHGNPKCVEACPAAALRYVPWRDLTRDGSPSRPALSVIAPEKAGACLDCHLPAGTKTVK; this is encoded by the coding sequence ATGCAGAGGATCCCCAGCATCTCGTCGGAATGGATCGAGCGAGCAGCAAAGGCCTCCGGATTGGAGGCCGAGCTGACCCGACGTGGCTTTCTCAAGCTGTCCGCCTGCGCGCTCTCCGGCCTGGCCTTCCTGAACCTGGGCGAGGCCTTCGGCGGGGACGCCCCGCTGGTGATCCTGGACAACGCCAAGGGAATCATCCTGGCCGATCCCACCCGTTGCGTGGGCTGCCAGCGTTGCGAGCTGGCCTGCACGGAATTCAACGACGGCCGGGCCCAGCCGTCCCTGGCCCGCATCAAGATCGCCCGTGCGCTCCACTTTGGGCACAGCAGCCCCACAGGCGGCGACGGCATGCATGGGGACTGGGGCGACGGGCTGGTGCTCCAGGGCGTATGCCGCCAGTGCCCGCATCCCGTTCCCTGCGCCACGGCCTGTCCCCAAAACGCCATCAAGGTCGAACCGGAAACCGGGGCCCGGGTGGTCGATCCCGCCGTCTGCGTGGGCTGCCGCCTGTGCCAGCAGGCTTGTCCCTGGGATATGCTCTCCTTTAACGAAGAAGCCGGGGTCGCCACCAAATGCTTTCTTTGCCACGGCAACCCCAAATGCGTGGAAGCCTGTCCGGCCGCGGCCCTTCGGTACGTGCCCTGGCGGGATCTCACCCGCGACGGGAGCCCGAGCAGGCCCGCCCTGTCCGTGATCGCTCCGGAAAAGGCCGGGGCCTGCCTGGATTGCCATCTCCCCGCCGGTACGAAGACCGTCAAATAA
- a CDS encoding MOSC domain-containing protein — MAIVHSVCISERKGEKKHPVDAVTLREDFGIEQDAHAGSGRQVSLLALEGVERMREKLATIVPGDFAENLTVAGLNDLGLVPGSRVRVGDGVLLEVTQIGKECHGHGCAIMRAVGTCVMPKEGIFARVVAGGIVRPGDEVALA; from the coding sequence ATGGCTATCGTTCATTCGGTGTGCATCAGCGAACGCAAGGGCGAAAAAAAACATCCAGTGGACGCCGTGACCTTGCGCGAGGATTTCGGCATCGAACAGGACGCCCATGCCGGCTCCGGACGCCAAGTGAGCCTGCTCGCCCTGGAAGGCGTGGAGCGGATGCGCGAGAAGCTCGCCACCATCGTTCCCGGGGATTTCGCCGAGAACCTGACCGTGGCGGGCTTAAACGACCTGGGGCTGGTCCCGGGCAGCCGGGTGCGGGTGGGGGACGGCGTGCTGCTCGAGGTCACCCAGATCGGCAAGGAATGCCACGGCCACGGCTGCGCCATCATGCGGGCTGTCGGCACCTGCGTCATGCCCAAAGAAGGCATCTTCGCCCGGGTGGTGGCCGGCGGAATCGTCCGGCCCGGCGACGAGGTAGCCCTGGCCTGA
- a CDS encoding iron-containing alcohol dehydrogenase, producing MAVQEQVYGFFIPSVTLIGIGASKQIPEKIKALGGSKPLLVTDKGVVAVGICKQVTDLLDAASMPYVVYDETVPNPTDKNIHDGVEIYKKNGCDSLITLGGGSSHDCGKGIGLIVSNGGRIHDYEGIDKATKSLMPYLAVNTTAGTASEMTRFAVITDTSRHVKMAIADWRITPGIAIDDPVLMVGMPPALTAATGMDALTHAVEAFVSTIANPMTDACAIESIKLVFKYLRKAVANGQDLEAREGMCFAQYLGGMAFNNASLGYVHSMAHQLGGFYNLPHGECNALLLPHVEQFNLIAKVEKFAEMAEIMGENTAGMSPRDAAELALKAIRQLSTDVGIPATLVELGKRYGKDVKAGDIPTMTANAQKDICKFTNPRCATDKDIAAIYTGAL from the coding sequence ATGGCAGTTCAGGAACAAGTGTACGGCTTTTTCATTCCCAGCGTGACGTTGATCGGCATTGGCGCATCCAAACAGATTCCCGAGAAGATCAAGGCCCTTGGCGGCAGCAAGCCCCTGCTCGTCACCGACAAGGGCGTGGTGGCCGTCGGCATCTGCAAGCAGGTCACGGATCTGCTGGACGCCGCCTCCATGCCCTACGTGGTCTACGACGAGACCGTCCCCAATCCCACGGACAAAAACATCCATGACGGCGTCGAGATCTATAAGAAAAACGGCTGCGACAGCCTCATCACCCTGGGCGGCGGCTCCTCCCACGACTGCGGCAAGGGCATCGGGCTGATCGTTTCCAACGGCGGCAGGATCCACGACTACGAAGGCATCGACAAGGCCACCAAGTCCTTGATGCCCTATCTGGCCGTCAACACCACGGCCGGCACGGCTTCGGAAATGACCCGGTTCGCGGTCATCACCGACACCTCCCGCCATGTGAAGATGGCCATCGCCGACTGGCGCATCACGCCGGGCATCGCCATCGACGATCCGGTGCTCATGGTCGGCATGCCCCCGGCCCTGACCGCCGCCACCGGCATGGACGCCCTGACCCATGCCGTGGAAGCCTTCGTCTCCACGATTGCCAACCCCATGACCGACGCCTGCGCCATCGAGTCCATAAAGCTCGTGTTCAAGTACCTGCGCAAGGCCGTGGCCAACGGCCAGGATCTGGAGGCCCGCGAGGGCATGTGCTTCGCCCAGTACCTGGGCGGCATGGCGTTTAACAACGCCAGCCTCGGCTACGTGCACTCCATGGCCCACCAGCTCGGCGGCTTCTACAACCTGCCCCACGGCGAATGTAACGCCCTGCTGTTGCCCCACGTCGAGCAGTTCAACCTGATCGCCAAGGTCGAGAAGTTTGCCGAAATGGCGGAAATCATGGGCGAGAACACGGCCGGCATGTCGCCCCGGGACGCCGCCGAACTGGCCCTCAAGGCCATCCGCCAGCTCTCCACCGACGTCGGCATCCCGGCTACCCTGGTCGAGCTCGGCAAGCGCTACGGCAAGGACGTCAAGGCCGGCGACATTCCGACCATGACCGCCAACGCCCAGAAAGACATCTGCAAGTTCACCAACCCGCGTTGCGCCACGGACAAGGACATCGCCGCCATCTACACCGGCGCGCTGTAA
- a CDS encoding outer membrane homotrimeric porin: MKRLGGIGALVVLVVAAATCAFAATEVRMTGDALVYGDFFANRNFTGWNNAYWTSETPTYVGAGKRTEDRFEIWERFRLRTDFIAEEAVKFRLGVRVQDTWGHGTLTAANPAVAISVYQAYLQFAWPGSEVGITAGLQPASIPQSSFFAGSIVFDEDVCGLVLTAPLVSDRLSLVLGYVRTISSDRTYAPTTKAIYSNEEAFLLALPITLPGFRATPWALLGFGGPGGHYFTEAGWAEGLIAAGILTNPPYGWKNNFVYAPWVGTTLELTAYDPLKFYADVIFGEHGSNEYDKNVRRGWFIDAAAEYAGFQAVTPQVFGFWSTGEDSSTRNGSERMPHFFPGSGDGAEHNGGTQAWNAGNSFLFDGGQELVKGSNMGVNPVGSWGFGASLNNVGFLDNLTHRLTFAYVHGNNSPKAIRYANAVLGSNPIFAMGRDLTDKEWVMGFNFDSKYRLYENLALILETGWAVPGEFQKSVWGRRLVNKAENAWKVAFGLQYTF; encoded by the coding sequence ATGAAGCGTTTGGGGGGAATTGGGGCACTGGTCGTCCTGGTCGTGGCGGCGGCGACCTGCGCCTTTGCCGCCACCGAGGTCCGCATGACCGGGGACGCGCTCGTTTACGGGGATTTTTTCGCCAACCGCAACTTCACCGGCTGGAACAACGCCTACTGGACCAGTGAAACGCCCACCTACGTGGGCGCCGGCAAGCGGACCGAGGACCGTTTCGAGATATGGGAGCGCTTTCGCCTGCGCACGGACTTCATCGCCGAGGAGGCCGTGAAGTTCCGCCTGGGGGTCCGGGTCCAGGACACCTGGGGACACGGGACCCTGACCGCGGCCAATCCCGCCGTGGCCATAAGCGTCTACCAGGCCTACCTCCAGTTCGCCTGGCCGGGCAGCGAGGTGGGGATCACCGCCGGCCTGCAACCCGCGTCCATACCCCAAAGTTCGTTTTTCGCGGGCAGCATCGTGTTCGACGAGGACGTCTGCGGCCTGGTCCTCACCGCCCCCCTGGTGTCGGACCGGCTGAGCCTGGTGCTCGGGTACGTGCGCACCATCTCGAGCGACCGCACCTACGCGCCGACCACCAAGGCCATCTACAGCAACGAGGAAGCCTTTCTCCTGGCGCTGCCCATCACCCTGCCCGGTTTTCGGGCCACGCCATGGGCGCTGCTCGGCTTCGGCGGGCCAGGGGGCCACTACTTCACCGAAGCGGGCTGGGCCGAGGGCCTCATTGCCGCCGGCATCCTGACAAACCCGCCTTACGGCTGGAAAAACAATTTCGTCTACGCGCCCTGGGTCGGCACGACCCTGGAACTGACCGCCTACGATCCCCTCAAGTTTTATGCCGATGTCATCTTTGGCGAGCACGGTTCCAACGAGTACGATAAAAACGTCCGCCGGGGCTGGTTCATCGACGCCGCCGCCGAATACGCCGGTTTCCAGGCGGTCACCCCCCAGGTCTTCGGCTTCTGGTCCACGGGCGAGGACAGCTCCACCCGCAACGGCTCCGAACGCATGCCGCATTTCTTTCCCGGCAGCGGCGACGGGGCCGAGCACAACGGCGGCACCCAGGCCTGGAACGCCGGCAACAGCTTTCTCTTCGACGGTGGCCAGGAGTTGGTGAAGGGTTCGAACATGGGGGTCAACCCGGTTGGCAGCTGGGGCTTCGGCGCGTCGCTCAACAACGTCGGGTTCCTCGACAACCTGACCCACCGCCTGACGTTCGCCTACGTCCACGGCAACAATTCGCCAAAGGCCATCCGCTACGCCAACGCCGTCCTTGGCAGCAACCCCATCTTCGCCATGGGCCGCGACCTGACCGACAAGGAATGGGTCATGGGGTTCAACTTTGACAGCAAGTACAGGCTCTACGAGAATCTGGCCCTTATCCTGGAAACCGGCTGGGCCGTGCCGGGGGAATTCCAGAAAAGCGTCTGGGGCCGCCGTCTCGTCAACAAGGCCGAAAATGCCTGGAAGGTGGCCTTCGGATTGCAATACACCTTTTGA
- a CDS encoding sigma-54-dependent Fis family transcriptional regulator: METTIYPPLSKERMARITLQWQRFQARLPVDPATVRPMIHASWERCRRADLPGDAIALCPIDVPALERATAQNRDLVESAKHLMDKLVLSIHLSKSVVTLVDTAGLVLHASATSQDLENVPYGVPGRHCDEATIGTNGMGLCIIEKKPVHVIASEHYSASLHYLSCSAAPIRNVAGQLIGALNLAINTENFHQHTLGLVEAAAHAIEEHLRLRSLVRNQKIILELLDDGVIVLAHDGRITSINRQACDMLGLDGQPTGENIQAYILSSEVLRSMLADRTSFYDREVAFELREGKLSCALSCAPFGDDGVILTLREARRMRKYAARVAGAKAVYTFENIVGGAEPLHEALRLARVASQSEVTTLLLGESGTGKELFAQAIHNAGNRRKGPFVVVNCGALPRNLVQSELFGYVAGAFSGALKEGSPGKFELADGGTLFLDEIGEMPLEAQVSLLRLLQESEVTRLGGKQAKRIDVRIVAATNKDLPTAVRNKAFRGDLYYRLNVLTINIPPLRQREGDVALLTRVFLEKFATTLGRKHLRLSREALASLEAYHWPGNVRELENCIERLVNVAPGDSIGLADLPQDIMADMARGSLGQAGEASMSFKRIQKSLILETLRATGGNFRRASSILNISRTTLYAKLKQYGLAADTFRAP, from the coding sequence ATGGAAACAACCATCTATCCTCCTCTGTCCAAGGAGCGCATGGCCCGGATCACCCTGCAATGGCAGCGGTTCCAGGCCCGCCTCCCCGTGGATCCGGCCACGGTCCGCCCCATGATCCACGCTTCCTGGGAACGGTGTCGCCGGGCGGATCTTCCCGGCGACGCCATCGCCCTTTGCCCCATCGATGTCCCGGCCTTGGAGCGGGCCACGGCCCAGAACCGGGATCTGGTGGAAAGCGCCAAGCATCTGATGGACAAGCTCGTGCTTTCCATCCATCTGTCCAAAAGCGTCGTCACCCTGGTCGATACGGCCGGGCTGGTGCTGCACGCCTCGGCCACGAGCCAGGACCTCGAAAATGTGCCCTATGGCGTGCCGGGACGCCACTGCGACGAGGCCACCATCGGCACCAACGGCATGGGGCTTTGCATCATCGAGAAAAAGCCGGTCCACGTCATCGCCTCGGAACACTACAGCGCCTCGCTGCACTACCTGAGTTGCTCCGCCGCCCCCATCCGCAATGTCGCCGGCCAGCTCATCGGCGCGCTCAACCTGGCCATCAACACCGAGAATTTCCATCAGCACACGCTGGGCCTGGTCGAGGCGGCCGCTCACGCCATCGAGGAACACCTGCGGCTGCGAAGCCTCGTGCGCAACCAGAAGATCATCCTGGAACTGCTCGACGACGGCGTCATCGTGCTGGCCCACGACGGCCGGATCACCAGCATCAACCGGCAGGCCTGCGACATGCTCGGCCTGGACGGGCAGCCGACCGGCGAGAACATCCAGGCCTACATCCTGTCCAGCGAGGTCCTGCGCTCCATGCTGGCCGACCGGACGTCCTTTTACGACCGGGAGGTTGCGTTCGAGCTGCGGGAGGGCAAACTCTCCTGCGCCTTGTCCTGCGCCCCGTTCGGCGACGACGGCGTCATCCTGACCCTGCGCGAGGCCCGGCGCATGCGCAAGTACGCCGCCCGGGTGGCCGGGGCCAAGGCCGTGTACACCTTCGAGAACATCGTTGGCGGGGCCGAGCCGCTGCACGAGGCCCTGCGCCTGGCCCGGGTGGCCTCCCAGAGCGAGGTCACCACGCTGCTTTTAGGCGAGTCCGGCACTGGCAAGGAACTGTTCGCCCAGGCCATCCACAACGCCGGCAACCGGCGCAAGGGACCGTTCGTGGTGGTCAACTGCGGCGCGTTGCCGCGAAACCTCGTGCAAAGCGAACTCTTCGGCTACGTGGCCGGAGCGTTTTCCGGGGCCCTCAAGGAGGGCAGTCCGGGCAAGTTCGAACTGGCCGACGGCGGCACGCTCTTTCTCGACGAAATCGGCGAGATGCCGTTGGAGGCCCAGGTGAGCCTGCTGCGCCTGCTGCAGGAAAGCGAGGTCACGCGCCTTGGCGGCAAGCAGGCCAAGCGCATTGACGTGCGCATCGTGGCCGCGACCAACAAGGATCTGCCGACCGCCGTCCGCAACAAGGCCTTTCGCGGAGACCTCTATTACCGCCTGAACGTGCTGACCATCAACATCCCGCCCTTGCGCCAACGCGAAGGCGACGTCGCGTTGCTGACCCGGGTATTTCTCGAGAAGTTCGCCACGACCCTGGGCAGGAAGCACCTGCGGCTGTCTCGGGAGGCCCTGGCCTCCCTGGAGGCCTACCATTGGCCGGGCAATGTCCGGGAACTGGAAAACTGCATCGAGCGGCTGGTCAACGTGGCCCCGGGCGACAGCATCGGCCTCGCCGACCTGCCCCAGGACATCATGGCCGACATGGCCCGGGGATCCCTCGGCCAGGCCGGCGAGGCCTCCATGTCGTTCAAGCGCATCCAGAAGTCGCTTATCCTCGAAACCCTGCGCGCAACCGGCGGCAATTTCCGCCGCGCCTCCTCGATCCTCAACATTTCCCGCACCACGCTCTACGCCAAGCTCAAGCAGTACGGCCTGGCGGCGGACACCTTCCGGGCCCCCTGA